The window AAGATTTTTAATTGGTTGATTCTTTGTGTACATGATCCTTACCTCCTTGGTTCTTTATCTATTTTATACACCATTAATTGGAACGTGTCAATATCATTTTCTGATTTAATTGTTTATTTTACATGATTTTATCAAGAATTTTACATTTTTTTGTGCACATTATGATGTGCCACTCGCATTTTCACATGTTTTTTCTTCATTTTTATTGACACGTTCAATTATTATTCACAACTTTCTTCTCCAATTAACACAACAAAAAGGTGCTGCAGCAGAGTTTAACCGGCAATCGGTTACTGAAACTCCTGCTGCAACACCTTTTCTGAATTTTATATTATTTAAGAACGTTTGGTACAGGGTTAAAAGTTTTGCTGCATTCTGCCTGTGCTTTTTCCAGGGCAATATCTGCTTCCTCAATGCCCGAAGCAATAGAACGGACCGCTTTTCCCAGAATATCTTCAAACAGGAATTCATTAAAAACATGGTTTTTGTCGTGATGGGATATTCTCCAGCCAGGTTCAAAGGATTTCTCCATATCCTCCAGCCAGGGATAAAGCTCCAGTATGTCCATATTCCTGCTGATTTCATGATTACATACATAACCGCCAAGATAGGTAATGGTTTCGGCAATGTCTTTTCGGTACAGCCACTTTAAGAACATCATGCACTCTTCATACTTATTACTGAATTTAGAAACACCGACAGAACCGCCTCCTGACAGAGGCTGTCCGCCAGGGACCGTCCCATAGGCAATTCTTCCCACTACCTTGGAATCCAAATTGTGAATCATCTCAGAAGCATAATTGGAAAATACAATGTGCATGGCAGTGCTTCCTTCTGAAAATTGCCGCGTTGGTTCCTGCCACCACTGGTAAATGTCATTGCTGGTATAGCGGCAGGTGTCCAGGTAATTTAATATCGCCTGCTTCATTTCAGGAATCATGATATTCACATGCCCGTCTGCATCAAAGATATCCTTCTTAAATTCCCTAAACCTTGGCAGGAAATCACAGGCAGCAAGAAACGTCCGACCATAAGTAGCTGACGCTCCATATCTGGTTCTGGAAGCCGGATTTTCCTTTTTCGTAAAAAATCTTGCCACTTCATTATACTCTTTAAAGGTCTTGGGAATCTCCAGACGCCTTTTATACGTTTCAAAAAACTCCCGTTTAATCAGCTCATCCTCAAACAAATCTTTCCGGTAAAACAACATCTGCACACAGGCGTCCAGCGGAAACGCATACCGAATACCATTTACTATGGAATAATTATCAGATAATGTAGGCAAAATCTGCTCTCTCAGCCATCTTACCACCGGTCTGGCATCATCCAAAGGACGGTATATCTTATCTCCCAATTCTGTCATCCACGCCATATCAATCCGAATCAAATCGTAAGGATTGCTCTGACTGCATGCACGGGACATCTTATAATGTTCATCATAAGAAACCTCTATCATATTTACTTTAATTCCAGTTTCCTTGGTAAAGGAAGGAAGAAGCATCTTAATGGCTTTACTGGTGGGATTCTGGATAGTCAGAAAACAGAGGGAACTGTCCTTACTGCAAAAAGGAGCCTCCTGATAAAACCCGTCATTTTCCACAAGAACCTGTTCCATCCGGCTCTTCCCTTGCTCCTTTGCCTTTTCAGGCTGACTTAATTCCCGTTCTTCTTCGCTGATTCCAACAATTCGTTTCGCAATAATCCTTCCCAGCAGCTTATAATTCAACTCATATTTGCACACTTCAGGATCAATGCCAATGCTTTTACTTGTGAGAGCATAAATAACCGGCATCTTTTTATCCGGATTATATTGGTGGGCTGCCTTTACATAATCCGCATCTTCCCGGCTCATTGCAATGACCGCATCAAATTCCTCCTGGGAGTTTAAAATGTCAAACGCCTTATTAAACCATTTGCTGTCATCACTTGGAAATATTTTATAATAGCAGTTGTTATCCTCAAATACATCCACCGCTCCGTTTATAAAACTCTTGCTGTTGGAATAAATACTGTTTTCACAGAATAATGCCACATTTCTATGACCGTCTGCAATGCACCTCATGGCAATATCTTGTCCTGCCTTATCAAATGCAAACGAAACGTAAACAGCACCTTCCGGCATTCCCTTTACCTTCCGTTCCACAAAGAAAAAATTTGCTTCTGACGTATACAGCCCCCGGTTCTTTAACAGGGAACTGACCACCACCACAGCCATGGGATTTAAAGAAAGAGCCTTTTTTACTGCCCGTTCCTCACCGCATTCCAGATTATTGGTACAAATTAATTCTATGCTGAAATCATGATCCCGTAAATACTGTTCTAAACCAAAATATAAGTCATTATAGCACTTCAAAGTGATTTTAGGTACAATGATGCAGACTCTGCGCGCCATACCGGCACGCAGCTGCTGTGCCTGGACGTTCATCTTATACCCCATCTCATTGGCTATCCGTTCCACTAATTGAATTTTTTCAGCACTAACGTTTCCTCTCTTGTTCAGCACATTGGAAACGGTGCCATGGGAGACACCGGCTTTTGCAGCTATATCCTTGATCGTAGGCATTGACTTATCCTCACTTTGATTCGTTCAAATTTATATTTGTTTTATTATAGCATGAACACATAGAGTTTTCTATCTATTTGTTCTATAAATATTTTACCTCGATTTGAGAAGAATCAAGGATATTATCTGCCTCGACTTTTTCAGTCGTTTTCCCTTCTATCCTAAGTGGCTGCTGCACATCCACAAAACACAAATCCGACATAACAACCTGACCCGCATCACAAAGCTCAATCCCCTGGCGGCAAGCTTCGAACCTGCAACCTGAAATGATGATATTGCGGTTGTACGGACCGGAAAAGCCTTGGGATTTCACAGCAATTCCGCCCATGCCGTAAGAGCCATACCGGGGCTTGAACCCGCAGTTGATAAAGCTGCAATCCTGGATCGTTATATTCTCTCCGTGCCCGCCTTCGCAGTGTGTGCTGAATTCAGCACCGATCAAAATCCCGGCATTCATAAGGTTTTCATAGCGGCAGCCCCGAATAGTTACATTTCTGCATCGAAGCAGATGGCCCGCACCGGCAATATTTTTAAACACGCTGTCCCTGCACTCATAGGAATCAGGTTCCCAGCACAGTGCATGCACCAGGGAACCTGCCGCCGCAGAATCAGGCAGATCCTCCTTTACCACCAGACGATATCTTGTTATCTGGTTGACCGTCCCCGCTACAGCGGCACCGGCAGTCTTTTCCTCCGGCTGTACGCTGCGCTCCTTAAAACCGCCGGCAAACTCCCAGCTTTCAAGCTGGAACTCAGACATGGAGATGCCGTCATAGATCCCTATGGCAGAAGGCAAACGCAGCGGAACAGGTGCATATTTGCAGGTACAGATGAGTTCTCGCCTGCCAATCCGCCTTTCCACAATAAGAAAATTACTGTGCACGTTCTGACCGTCCATCCGTACGCCTTCCACATGACACCGGTCCAGCAATATCGCTCCGCCGCAGCGGTAGATCTTCCAGCCATCCCTGGGTCCGGTAAAAAACTGGTCGCCGGCCGGTTTTATAACCAGACGCCTGGCCGTTATATTCCGGCAGTTCTCCGTCAGAATGGCAAACCCGTTTGTATTGTAAATACGCATATTGGACAGGCTCAAACCGTCGCAGCCGCCGAAAAAAAGCTGGAAATCCGTGCGCCCTGACTGATGCCAGGATAATCCCTCCCCAACCTTTACCTTTCCCGCGATCTTTGCGTCCGGAAGGCACATGGTTCTTTCCCCTGTTTTGATAAACCGACGGTCATAACCAAATCCATAGGTAAGACTCTCCCCCATCAGACGGCATTCCTTCCTATTCCCCCGGTCATTGCCCCCGGTATCAAAACGGTTCATACAGTATGGGACCATTCCATCCTCACAGGGCAGATCCGGGAAAACCTCCACCTCCACCTCATCTTTTGAGACCCGCTTCACCACACCGGCACTGGCCGTTTCCGGAATTCTGGTCACGGCAATGTTCTCAAGCTTCAGGCTGCTGCAGCTTTCTGCCCATAAAATAGCCGGCATCAGTATCTGGGGATCCTGCTCATGCAGTCCTGCCAAAACAGTTGCCGGTTCTCCAGCCTTTGTGCATGTTCCTCTGATTGTCAGCCCCTGAATTCCTGAAAGAAAAAGAAAACAGTCTTTCTCCCGGATGTCTCCGCAGCCATCGTCATGGGCAATGGAATTGGTCTCAATCGTCTCATACTCGTCGAGTATATAAGTTCCCCTTCCCAGGCAGACACATAAGCAGCCTGTTTTCACAGCACATCTGACAGCCTCTCTTAACCCCCGGACGGCATGCCGCTTATCCGCAATAAAGTCATCCGCCCGGACACAATCCTGTTTCATAACAGAATCCTCCTGATCTCATTGCTCATTACCGCCGCTATTCTCACATATCCCTCGTGATTGGGGTGAACCCGGTCCTCCAGATACAACTCCGCGTTATTGCGGTGAATTCCGCAAAGCCGGCGCATATCTATCAGTAAAAATCCCAGTTTTTTGCTGGAACGCTCCAGCTCCTCATAATAGTCCAGCATCATGTATCCTTTTTTATTGGGAAGATCATACGCCTCCCCTTCCTGCGTCACACCGTCCGGCCGCTGAAAACGGTATATGGGGGTTACCCAGGCCAGCAGAGCCGCCGGTGCTGCGGCTCGCAGCTTATCAGATGCAATCCGGACAGCTGCAGAAAATTCCTCCAGGGAACTCCCCCAATACCAGTCATTGCTTCCATGCCAGACCAAAAACAGTTCTGCGTCTTTTGGAATCGGATGTTGTTCCAGGACTTCCAGCATGTTCCCTGGTGTGGCTTTTGTCAAACCGCTGGAACCAACCGAAAAATTGCAGATCTCTGCCACACAGAGAGCTTCCTTAATCAACGCCTCATAGCCGCCCTGGCCGTGGTTAACCGTTGAAATACTGTCGCCGTATATTACCAGCTTTTTCATTATACATCTCCTTTTCTCCGGTCCGTGCCCGGCAGCCGGCCAGGAACTTCAGCAGCACCTCTTTGTATAGGTTTTGCCGGACACATGGTTTTCCCTCTGCCTAAGGGTGTTTACTTCCCGTCAAGCGGATATTCGCAATCCGCGCCCCTGCTTGATTCGGTTAAAATGTCAGCTTCATATCTCCCTGCACGGAGATGGAATGCTGTGCCCCCTGGTAAATTAAGTTCAGTTTAAAGCAGTCCTCCGTGTGAATGGTCACATCAAGAGACCCTCCCATGTCCTTTGCCTCAAAGTCCGCCGTCTTTCCTGCAAACCAGTACTTCTTACAGCCCAGCATACCGCCCTTAATAAGATTCCCTGAAATCTCCCAGCGGACCGTCGGCTCGCCTTCTTTGCGCTCCAGTGACAGACCCACGGCATACTGGATCAGGCAGAGAATCGGACCCAGACCAGACCAGCCGACAAACTCATTTTTGTCAGAATCACCGCTGGAAATCTCATCAGCCGGATAATTTTCCCAGATCGTTCCTGTCTGCTCATATACCTTGGAAATAACATCCAGGTGATTGACGGCAATATCTCTGGCCAGTTTATGAAAACCATGATTCTCCAGGCCGCGGAGCACCAGGGCGTTGGTCGGCGCCCATACGGAACCTCGCCAATAGCCGCCCCGTGGGTCATATCCCTCTTCATCGGCAGCCAGCACCGGAATCCGGTGGGGGCGGTTAAATGCTTCTTTATCCTCCAGCCATTCAATCAGGCGTTTCCCCTGCTTCTCATCGGCAACACCTGACACCAAGGGAAAAAATCCGGCGATCGTCTTGATTCTGGTCTGGCGCTCACCAAAGGTAATGTCATAATAAAAGCCCTCATGCTCATTCCACATATAACGGTTGATTTTTTCAATCAGGATGGCTTTGTCTCTGACAAGTTCTTCGCGCCGTTTCTCATAATCCGGCACATCATAGCCGTATTTTACCAGCTCATCCATTATGTCAGTCAGGTTGCCGGCAAACATCACCATCTCCGAGCTGGTATCCACTGCCAGGCCCAGATGCTTATTCCTCGTTGAATTGTCCATGCTGGCCCAATCGGTCACGTACAGACCATTTTGATGGCGGAGATGGTATTTCAGTGCTTCATAATAACGGTACAGTGGTTCCAGCACCATGCGGAGACGTTTCACGTCTTTGGTATGGCAATAGCTCTCCCATTCCGCAAAAGCCAGCAGCGGATGATTTAAATTATCCAGAGTCAGATAAGGCTTCTTTTCGATAATACGCCCCATATTCGGTTTATACATATCCTCATAGGCCAGCGTCCCCAGTTCTTTGAGCATACGAAAACCATAATGGTTGTGAAAATAAGAGTACAGCGGGCTGTCGAAGGCATTGACCCACAGCAGAAAATCCTTGCCGGTATCCCGTACCATCTCCCTGGGGATCTCTCCGTCATCAAACTGCTTGCAATAAAAATTGTCCAGGGAACAGATTCCCGGCACAAAAGGGTGGAGCAGATTGCAGAACAGTGTCATGAAGACGGTGTCCCATAAAAAAATATCATTATTAAAAGCCGCATCCACAAAATTGCTCACAAAACCACTGCCCTCAGCAGGCTGATGAATATTGGTATACAGGATACGAACCGCATAATGATAGCAATCCACCCACTCCTGATGATTCGTTACAATTGGTGCCGGAAGTAAGTCTTTTACTTCGTCGTATTTCAGATAGGGAACTCCGTCATATTCTTTTTTCTCAAAATACATTCCCCTGTCAAGAGAATCTAAAAAACTGTAATCTCTGTCCATAACTGCACTCTCCTTATTTATGCCGTTCAGCCGTTTATTTTGAACCACAGATATTCATATGGTTCCAATGAAACATTCTGTTTCATGATTTTACCGGAAAGCAGATCGGTTCCGTCCAGTCCGGTTTTTACTTCCACCTGATCCCCGGATACGTTGACAATCGCCAATATCTGGTTCCCCGCTGCTCCTCTCACCACGGCAAAGACCTTGTCATGCAGCCGGCGGACCTGCTGTAAATTGTTCGGCGCAAAGGCCTCCTCCTGTTTTCTTACAGCCAGCATCTTCCGGTAACCGGAAAGCACTCTGCTTCTTATGGAATCCGGGTGGGAAAGTTCTTCCCTCAGCCGGTCTGCATCCAGCTTTTCACGATTGATACGCCGTTTGATGCCCGACTCCTGATAATCTTTATAACAGTTCCTGGAACCTAAAAGACTGTGGTAATAGATCGCCGGCATCCCCATCAAAGACAGCAGGATGCACTGGGAGCCCAGGAATTTCCGGACCATCAGAACGGGATCCGTCTCATTTCCGGCAACCGCATCTAAGTAATTGATATTCAATTCATAGGGGACCTGGCTTCCGTCGGACAGCGATCGGTATCCCACTTCACCTCCCCGGGCCAGCACCTGCTCAACCATGAACCGGCGTTCTCTCTCACTGAGGATATCCTCCACCGGCCGCATCCCGATGCCGTCATGGGAGGCCAGGAAATTAAAGTATGTCGTTGCTTCGGTAGTCGGTTCCAGACCGGCCGCCCAGTCCGACAGATAGACGGCTGTTCCGCTTAAGTAAGAATAGAGCGTCAGAGGCGGCAGCGGAAACTGATAGACCAGACCGGCTTCATCGTAGCCGTTGCCAAAATAACTGATGTTTTCTCTATGTGGTACATTCGTCTCCGTAATGATAGTACAGCCGCTGACACAAGCCTCCAGCACGCACCTCATGAGTTTTATCAGCTCATGGGTCTGGGGCAGATGCATACAGGTTGTCCCCAGCTCCTTCCACGCAAATCCGATGGCATCGAAGCGGATAAACCTGGCTCCCTTTGCCGCATAAAGCAGGAGAATGTCCAGAACTTCCAACACCACCTCAGGATCCTTATAATTCAAATCCAGCTGATCCTCGCTGAAGGTGGTCCAGAGATATCTTTTGCCCGAACCGGTCTCGAATTCTGTCAGGAGCGGCAGTGCCCGCGGCCGGATGACCGAGCTGTAATCCCCTGCCGGATCCGCCTCAATAAAGAAATTTCTGTATTTAGGGTTACCCGCCGCATATTCTTTAAAATACTTACTGGACTTTGACACATGATTGATGACCGCGTCGTACATCATGTCATAGGATTCACGAAGCTTTTCGATATGAGACCAGTCTCCCAGTTCCCGGTTGATCTCCCTGAAATCCACAACAGAAAAGCCGTCATCTGAAGTATAGGGAAACATCGGCAGTAAATGAACTGCAGAAACCGTACGGGCAAGCTCTTCCTTCAGAAATGCCCGCAGAGTGGCCAGAGGTGCTTCCCCCTTCCGCTTAATCCCGTCGCCGTATGTAATCAACATGATATCGCCTTTGTCTACCCAGGGATATGACTCCTTGATCTTCGGTTTCCAGGTTTCTATCAATCCATGGATCCGTTCTGCCAGTTCCTCGTGGCAATCCGGATATAAATGTTGTAAATGTTCTTTTATGCTGTCCATATTTTA of the Lacrimispora indolis DSM 755 genome contains:
- a CDS encoding MGH1-like glycoside hydrolase domain-containing protein produces the protein MDRDYSFLDSLDRGMYFEKKEYDGVPYLKYDEVKDLLPAPIVTNHQEWVDCYHYAVRILYTNIHQPAEGSGFVSNFVDAAFNNDIFLWDTVFMTLFCNLLHPFVPGICSLDNFYCKQFDDGEIPREMVRDTGKDFLLWVNAFDSPLYSYFHNHYGFRMLKELGTLAYEDMYKPNMGRIIEKKPYLTLDNLNHPLLAFAEWESYCHTKDVKRLRMVLEPLYRYYEALKYHLRHQNGLYVTDWASMDNSTRNKHLGLAVDTSSEMVMFAGNLTDIMDELVKYGYDVPDYEKRREELVRDKAILIEKINRYMWNEHEGFYYDITFGERQTRIKTIAGFFPLVSGVADEKQGKRLIEWLEDKEAFNRPHRIPVLAADEEGYDPRGGYWRGSVWAPTNALVLRGLENHGFHKLARDIAVNHLDVISKVYEQTGTIWENYPADEISSGDSDKNEFVGWSGLGPILCLIQYAVGLSLERKEGEPTVRWEISGNLIKGGMLGCKKYWFAGKTADFEAKDMGGSLDVTIHTEDCFKLNLIYQGAQHSISVQGDMKLTF
- a CDS encoding extracellular solute-binding protein, whose translation is MPTIKDIAAKAGVSHGTVSNVLNKRGNVSAEKIQLVERIANEMGYKMNVQAQQLRAGMARRVCIIVPKITLKCYNDLYFGLEQYLRDHDFSIELICTNNLECGEERAVKKALSLNPMAVVVVSSLLKNRGLYTSEANFFFVERKVKGMPEGAVYVSFAFDKAGQDIAMRCIADGHRNVALFCENSIYSNSKSFINGAVDVFEDNNCYYKIFPSDDSKWFNKAFDILNSQEEFDAVIAMSREDADYVKAAHQYNPDKKMPVIYALTSKSIGIDPEVCKYELNYKLLGRIIAKRIVGISEEERELSQPEKAKEQGKSRMEQVLVENDGFYQEAPFCSKDSSLCFLTIQNPTSKAIKMLLPSFTKETGIKVNMIEVSYDEHYKMSRACSQSNPYDLIRIDMAWMTELGDKIYRPLDDARPVVRWLREQILPTLSDNYSIVNGIRYAFPLDACVQMLFYRKDLFEDELIKREFFETYKRRLEIPKTFKEYNEVARFFTKKENPASRTRYGASATYGRTFLAACDFLPRFREFKKDIFDADGHVNIMIPEMKQAILNYLDTCRYTSNDIYQWWQEPTRQFSEGSTAMHIVFSNYASEMIHNLDSKVVGRIAYGTVPGGQPLSGGGSVGVSKFSNKYEECMMFLKWLYRKDIAETITYLGGYVCNHEISRNMDILELYPWLEDMEKSFEPGWRISHHDKNHVFNEFLFEDILGKAVRSIASGIEEADIALEKAQAECSKTFNPVPNVLK
- a CDS encoding SGNH/GDSL hydrolase family protein translates to MKKLVIYGDSISTVNHGQGGYEALIKEALCVAEICNFSVGSSGLTKATPGNMLEVLEQHPIPKDAELFLVWHGSNDWYWGSSLEEFSAAVRIASDKLRAAAPAALLAWVTPIYRFQRPDGVTQEGEAYDLPNKKGYMMLDYYEELERSSKKLGFLLIDMRRLCGIHRNNAELYLEDRVHPNHEGYVRIAAVMSNEIRRILL
- a CDS encoding right-handed parallel beta-helix repeat-containing protein, with translation MKQDCVRADDFIADKRHAVRGLREAVRCAVKTGCLCVCLGRGTYILDEYETIETNSIAHDDGCGDIREKDCFLFLSGIQGLTIRGTCTKAGEPATVLAGLHEQDPQILMPAILWAESCSSLKLENIAVTRIPETASAGVVKRVSKDEVEVEVFPDLPCEDGMVPYCMNRFDTGGNDRGNRKECRLMGESLTYGFGYDRRFIKTGERTMCLPDAKIAGKVKVGEGLSWHQSGRTDFQLFFGGCDGLSLSNMRIYNTNGFAILTENCRNITARRLVIKPAGDQFFTGPRDGWKIYRCGGAILLDRCHVEGVRMDGQNVHSNFLIVERRIGRRELICTCKYAPVPLRLPSAIGIYDGISMSEFQLESWEFAGGFKERSVQPEEKTAGAAVAGTVNQITRYRLVVKEDLPDSAAAGSLVHALCWEPDSYECRDSVFKNIAGAGHLLRCRNVTIRGCRYENLMNAGILIGAEFSTHCEGGHGENITIQDCSFINCGFKPRYGSYGMGGIAVKSQGFSGPYNRNIIISGCRFEACRQGIELCDAGQVVMSDLCFVDVQQPLRIEGKTTEKVEADNILDSSQIEVKYL
- a CDS encoding sugar phosphorylase; this translates as MDSIKEHLQHLYPDCHEELAERIHGLIETWKPKIKESYPWVDKGDIMLITYGDGIKRKGEAPLATLRAFLKEELARTVSAVHLLPMFPYTSDDGFSVVDFREINRELGDWSHIEKLRESYDMMYDAVINHVSKSSKYFKEYAAGNPKYRNFFIEADPAGDYSSVIRPRALPLLTEFETGSGKRYLWTTFSEDQLDLNYKDPEVVLEVLDILLLYAAKGARFIRFDAIGFAWKELGTTCMHLPQTHELIKLMRCVLEACVSGCTIITETNVPHRENISYFGNGYDEAGLVYQFPLPPLTLYSYLSGTAVYLSDWAAGLEPTTEATTYFNFLASHDGIGMRPVEDILSERERRFMVEQVLARGGEVGYRSLSDGSQVPYELNINYLDAVAGNETDPVLMVRKFLGSQCILLSLMGMPAIYYHSLLGSRNCYKDYQESGIKRRINREKLDADRLREELSHPDSIRSRVLSGYRKMLAVRKQEEAFAPNNLQQVRRLHDKVFAVVRGAAGNQILAIVNVSGDQVEVKTGLDGTDLLSGKIMKQNVSLEPYEYLWFKING